From the Solanum pennellii chromosome 4, SPENNV200 genome, one window contains:
- the LOC107017955 gene encoding uncharacterized protein LOC107017955 isoform X2 yields MGQSSSAEQVSPEQREAESIAASTGALPNLKKAFSVLSDPQTHSIPIHSLQKCFGFSIDGSTNEESVVPTEFPVLMSNLSSSIVDLFFLSEKGGVSWVEFLKGYIKCSGRTVSSASLNSLLRLFGMVSVKAGLPEKLQVVSNEDDCKISGFLLPVDVQMLLSLCWIMWWDSNKLKASSSLGDSGLPDVTHLVLSAIDSCAEADKKMDLWDNSILDMDIQLPVAKIIMWALKTVPSLSDCFGKFVHARLFYVAAHEEKLDQADLFSHDISAKERSVGHLLNSGRAWAISLTLRGILSEEISKVCFPSAAEEVDDYLLYRSSLHGKGLNRFWSNIEGYNAPLLILISAHEANNDARRWTIGALIHQGLENHDTFYGTSGSLYSISPVFHVFTPSGKEKNFVYSHLHGTVKYEAHPKPVGLAFGGSSGNERIFVDEDFAKVIVRHHACDKTYHHGPLYPDQGFLPVEALIMDVEVLGLGGKRARDIQSSYKKREELFTEQRRKVDLKTFGNWEDSPEKMMMDMVSDPNRVRREDR; encoded by the exons ATGGGTCAATCTTCATCGGCCGAGCAAGTGTCGCCGGAGCAACGGGAAGCAGAATCTATAGCTGCTTCAACTGGAGCTCTTCCTAATCTTAAAAAAGCTTTCTCTGTTCTTTCTGATCCTCAAACTCACTCCATCCCCATTCATTCTCTTCAG AAATGTTTTGGATTCTCTATTGATGGATCAACAAACGAAGAGTCTGTAGTGCCAACGGAATTTCCAGTTTTGATGAGTAATTTGAGTTCTTCAATAGTTGACTTGTTTTTCTTGTCTGAAAAGGGAGGTGTCAGTTGGGTTGAGTTTCTAAAGGGCTATATAAAGTGTTCTGGAAGGACAGTTAGTTCAGCTTCACTTAATAGTTTGTTGAGGTTATTTGGGATGGTATCTGTTAAGGCAGGTCTTCCGGAAAAACTACAGGTCGTTTCCAATGAGGATGATTGTAAAATCAGTGGATTTTTATTGCCTGTTGATGTTCAGATGCTTCTTTCTCTGTGTTGGATTATGTGGTGGGACTCGAACAAGTTGAAGGCTTCATCTAGTTTAGGTGATTCTGGTCTTCCAGATGTTACGCATTTGGTTTTGTCAGCTATAGACTCTTGTGCCGAAGCTGATAAAAAAATGGATTTATGGGATAACAGCATTTTAGATATGGATATACAACTTCCTGTTGCAAAGATTATAATGTGGGCTTTGAAGACAGTGCCAAGCCTCTCCGATTGCTTTGGAAAATTTGTCCATGCTAGACTGTTTTACGTAGCCGCTCACGAG GAAAAACTTGACCAAGCGGACCTTTTCTCGCATGATATTTCTGCAAAGGAAAGGAGCGTTGGCCATCTCCTTAATTCTGGAAGGGCTTGGGCTATCTCACTTACATTGAGGGGCATTTTAAGtgaagaaatttcaaaagtatgCTTTCCAAGTGCTGCAGAGGAAGTAGATGATTACCTACTTTATCG GTCTTCCCTTCATGGAAAAGGTCTGAACAGATTCTGGTCAAATATTGAAGGATATAATGCTCCATTGCTAATTCTTATCTCTGCTCATGAGGCCAATAATGACGCAAGGAGATGGACTATTGGTGCTCTCATTCATCAGGGTTTAGAAAATCATGACACTTTCTATGGGACTTCTGGTAGTTTATACTCCATCAGTCCAGTTTTTCATGTATTCACACCTTCAG GAAAGGAGAAAAACTTTGTTTACAGCCACTTGCATGGAACCGTTAAATATGAAGCTCATCCGAAGCCTGTCGGACTTGCTTTTGGAGGATCCTCTGGAAATGAAAGAATATTTGTGGATGAAGATTTTGCTAAAGTTATAGTTCGTCATCATGCTTGTGACAAAACTTACCATCATGGTCCTCTTTACCCTGACCAG GGGTTCTTACCGGTTGAAGCTCTGATTATGGACGTGGAGGTATTGGGATTGGGAGGAAAAAGGGCTAGAGATATTCAATCATCGTACAAAAAGAGGGAAGAACTCTTTACTGAGCAAAGACGAAAG GTTGACTTGAAAACATTTGGAAATTGGGAAGATTCCCCCGAGAAAATGATGATGGATATGGTTTCTGACCCTAACAGAGTTCGTAGAGAAGATCGATGA
- the LOC107018132 gene encoding auxin response factor 5, with protein sequence MGSVEEKNKPGSLVSGAHTLLEEMKLLKEMQDHTGGGRKLISSELWHACAGPLVTLPQVGSLVYYFPQGHSEQVAVSTNRTATSQIPNYPNLASQLLCQVHNVTLHADKETDEIYAQMSLQPVNSEKDVFPIPDFGLKPNKHPTEFFCKTLTASDTSTHGGFSVPRRAAEKLFPPLDYSMQPPTQELVVRDLHDNTWTFRHIYRGQPKRHLLTTGWSMFVGAKRLRAGDSVLFIRDEKSQLLLGVRRANRQQTSLPSSVLSADSMHIGVLAAAAHAAANRSTFTIFYNPRACPSEFVIPLAKYRKSVYNTQLSVGMRFGMMFETEESGKRRYMGTISGISDLDPLRWPGSKWRCLQVEWDEPGCGDKQNRVSPWVVETPESLFIFPSLTAGLKRPYQSTFLGAQTEWDSLMQHRPFMRVPENVYGDLQSSSISNLWSEQLMKMLIRPPPGLTGLQCGVPTVQDIKVALPQEARNVIQPAGNQKPELITVEATPAQSETNSEVVLNQPVGVVNSISSQQATLQVKSKPPEKVATDIIGKNSEPRKETSNSSVKLDQFQCNEDKVAIKPASPHDLPTDASVTASHHNSFSQLQASPWLIPHNPQIDSAGSNNILQCPTNNEWNMSSLQSAAGLLRYPVSTSTLTKHDNSFMLPDTIGHGLAPIGQDLWDHQLNDVKCFSQTNLQVPLDITNMQFLPDSYGFKDLSEESHNQSDIYSCLNFDSNSGSTVIDNSVSSTVLDEFCNLKHTDFQNPSDFLLGNISSSQDVQSQITSASLADSQNFSVQEFADNSGGASSSNVNFDECNLLQNSSWQQVAPRVRTYTKIQKTGSVGRSIDVSGFKNYEELRSEIERMFGLEGLLNDTRGSSWKLVYVDFENDVLLVGDDPWEEFVGCVRCIRILSPTEVQQMGEEGMQLLNSAGLQGINGSTSEFPN encoded by the exons ATGGGTTCTGTTGAAGAAAAGAACAAGCCAGGGAGTTTGGTTAGTGGAGCACATACTCTACTTGAGGAAATGAAATTGTTGAAGGAAATGCAGGATCATACTG GGGGAGGAAGAAAGCTAATTAGTTCTGAGTTGTGGCATGCTTGTGCTGGCCCACTTGTAACTTTGCCTCAGGTTGGAAGCCTTGTGTATTACTTCCCACAGGGGCACAGTGAACAG GTGGCGGTTTCCACGAATAGAACAGCAACTTCACAGATACCTAATTATCCAAATCTTGCTTCTCAGTTGTTGTGCCAAGTTCACAATGTTACCCTGCAT GCAGATAAGGAGACAGATGAGATCTATGCACAAATGAGCCTCCAACCTGTGAATTCT GAGAAAGATGTCTTCCCCATTCCGGATTTTGGGCTGAAGCCTAATAAGCATCCAACTGAGTTCTTTTGCAAAACGTTGACTGCCAGTGATACAAGCACACATGGAGGATTCTCCGTTCCTAGAAGAGCAGCAGAAAAGCTGTTCCCACCCTTG GATTATTCAATGCAACCTCCAACACAAGAGCTTGTTGTACGAGACTTGCATGATAATACTTGGACATTCCGTCACATATACCGCG GGCAGCCAAAGCGACATCTTCTCACAACCGGATGGAGCATGTTTGTTGGAGCGAAACGCCTTAGAGCTGGTGACTCTGTTCTATTTATCAg GGATGAGAAGTCACAGTTGTTGCTTGGAGTGAGGCGCGCTAACCGTCAGCAAACTTCATTGCCCTCTTCAGTTCTGTCTGCTGATAGTATGCATATTGGAGTACTTGCTGCTGCTGCTCATGCTGCTGCTAATAGAAGCACATTCACAATATTCTACAATCCTAG GGCATGCCCTTCAGAGTTTGTCATTCCTTTGGCCAAATATAGAAAATCTGTTTATAACACACAACTGTCTGTTGGTATGAGGTTTGGAATGATGTTTGAAACTGAGGAATCGGGTAAACGCAG ATATATGGGCACTATTAGCGGCATTAGTGATTTGGATCCACTGAGATGGCCTGGTTCCAAGTGGCGGTGTCTTCAG GTAGAGTGGGATGAGCCTGGATGTGGAGACAAGCAGAATAGAGTTAGTCCATGGGTAGTTGAGACACCTGAAAGTCTCTTCATATTTCCTTCCCTGACTGCAGGCCTCAAACGACCTTACCAGTCTACCTTTTTGG GAGCACAAACTGAGTGGGACAGTTTGATGCAGCATCGCCCTTTCATGCGTGTTCCTGAAAATGTATATGGGGATCTTCAGAGCTCCTCTATCTCAAACCTATGGTCAGAACAGCTAATGAAGATGCTGATAAGACCTCCTCCTGGCCTTACTGGTCTTCAATGTGGTGTTCCCACAGTGCAAGACATTAAGGTTGCATTACCTCAGGAAGCTAGGAATGTAATACAGCCAGCAGGAAACCAAAAACCTGAGCTAATAACTGTAGAAGCTACACCTGCACAAAGTGAAACAAATTCGGAAGTTGTCCTTAATCAACCTGTTGGTGTTGTGAACTCTATTTCTTCACAGCAAGCAACTCTGCAGGTGAAGTCTAAACCTCCGGAAAAAGTAGCAACTGACATTATTGGAAAAAATTCCGAGCCAAGAAAAGAAACTAGTAATTCATCGGTTAAGTTAGATCAGTTTCAGTGTAATGAAGACAAAGTGGCTATCAAGCCTGCAAGTCCCCATGATCTTCCAACTGATGCGAGTGTGACAGCTTCCCATCATAACAGCTTTTCTCAATTACAAGCTAGTCCATGGCTCATTCCTCATAACCCTCAAATTGATTCTGCTGGTTCCAACAATATCCTTCAATGCCCAACTAATAATGAGTGGAATATGTCCTCTCTCCAATCTGCTGCTGGATTGCTCAGATATCCTGTGTCGACCTCCACTTTGACAAAGCATGATAATTCTTTTATGTTGCCTGATACAATTGGTCATGGATTAGCTCCAATAGGCCAGGATTTGTGGGATCATCAGTTGAATGATGTTAAGTGCTTTTCCCAGACAAACCTTCAGGTTCCACTAGACATAACTAACATGCAGTTCCTACCTGATTCTTATGGTTTTAAGGACCTGTCGGAGGAGAGCCATAACCAAAGTGATATATATAGCTGTCTTAACTTTGATAGTAACAGCGGGAGCACAGTGATTGATAATTCTGTTTCGAGCACAGTGTTAGATGAGTTCTGCAATTTGAAGCATACTGATTTCCAGAATCCTTCAGATTTTCTATTAGGCAACATCAGTTCTAGTCAAGATGTTCAATCTCAAATTACATCAGCCAGCCTGGCAGATTCTCAGAATTTCTCTGTACAAGAATTTGCTGACAACTCGGGTGGTGCATCATCAAGCAATGTAAATTTTGATGAATGCAATCTTTTGCAGAATAGCTCATGGCAGCAAGTTGCTCCACGTGTGCGGACATATACAAAG ATTCAAAAGACTGGATCTGTAGGAAGATCAATTGATGTCTCTGGTTTCAAAAATTATGAAGAGCTGCGGTCTGAAATTGAAAGAATGTTTGGACTTGAGGGGCTTCTGAATGACACTCGAGGCTCGAGCTGGAAGTTGGTATATGTGGATTTTGAGAATGATGTCCTCCTTGTTGGGGATGATCCTTGGGA GGAATTTGTTGGATGTGTTCGATGCATCAGAATTTTATCGCCTACTGAAGTCCAGCAAATGGGAGAGGAAGGAATGCAGCTACTGAACTCTGCTGGACTGCAAGGCATCAATGGCTCAACATCAGAATTCCCAAACTAA
- the LOC107017955 gene encoding uncharacterized protein LOC107017955 isoform X1 has translation MGQSSSAEQVSPEQREAESIAASTGALPNLKKAFSVLSDPQTHSIPIHSLQKCFGFSIDGSTNEESVVPTEFPVLMSNLSSSIVDLFFLSEKGGVSWVEFLKGYIKCSGRTVSSASLNSLLRLFGMVSVKAGLPEKLQVVSNEDDCKISGFLLPVDVQMLLSLCWIMWWDSNKLKASSSLGDSGLPDVTHLVLSAIDSCAEADKKMDLWDNSILDMDIQLPVAKIIMWALKTVPSLSDCFGKFVHARLFYVAAHEQEKLDQADLFSHDISAKERSVGHLLNSGRAWAISLTLRGILSEEISKVCFPSAAEEVDDYLLYRSSLHGKGLNRFWSNIEGYNAPLLILISAHEANNDARRWTIGALIHQGLENHDTFYGTSGSLYSISPVFHVFTPSGKEKNFVYSHLHGTVKYEAHPKPVGLAFGGSSGNERIFVDEDFAKVIVRHHACDKTYHHGPLYPDQGFLPVEALIMDVEVLGLGGKRARDIQSSYKKREELFTEQRRKVDLKTFGNWEDSPEKMMMDMVSDPNRVRREDR, from the exons ATGGGTCAATCTTCATCGGCCGAGCAAGTGTCGCCGGAGCAACGGGAAGCAGAATCTATAGCTGCTTCAACTGGAGCTCTTCCTAATCTTAAAAAAGCTTTCTCTGTTCTTTCTGATCCTCAAACTCACTCCATCCCCATTCATTCTCTTCAG AAATGTTTTGGATTCTCTATTGATGGATCAACAAACGAAGAGTCTGTAGTGCCAACGGAATTTCCAGTTTTGATGAGTAATTTGAGTTCTTCAATAGTTGACTTGTTTTTCTTGTCTGAAAAGGGAGGTGTCAGTTGGGTTGAGTTTCTAAAGGGCTATATAAAGTGTTCTGGAAGGACAGTTAGTTCAGCTTCACTTAATAGTTTGTTGAGGTTATTTGGGATGGTATCTGTTAAGGCAGGTCTTCCGGAAAAACTACAGGTCGTTTCCAATGAGGATGATTGTAAAATCAGTGGATTTTTATTGCCTGTTGATGTTCAGATGCTTCTTTCTCTGTGTTGGATTATGTGGTGGGACTCGAACAAGTTGAAGGCTTCATCTAGTTTAGGTGATTCTGGTCTTCCAGATGTTACGCATTTGGTTTTGTCAGCTATAGACTCTTGTGCCGAAGCTGATAAAAAAATGGATTTATGGGATAACAGCATTTTAGATATGGATATACAACTTCCTGTTGCAAAGATTATAATGTGGGCTTTGAAGACAGTGCCAAGCCTCTCCGATTGCTTTGGAAAATTTGTCCATGCTAGACTGTTTTACGTAGCCGCTCACGAG CAGGAAAAACTTGACCAAGCGGACCTTTTCTCGCATGATATTTCTGCAAAGGAAAGGAGCGTTGGCCATCTCCTTAATTCTGGAAGGGCTTGGGCTATCTCACTTACATTGAGGGGCATTTTAAGtgaagaaatttcaaaagtatgCTTTCCAAGTGCTGCAGAGGAAGTAGATGATTACCTACTTTATCG GTCTTCCCTTCATGGAAAAGGTCTGAACAGATTCTGGTCAAATATTGAAGGATATAATGCTCCATTGCTAATTCTTATCTCTGCTCATGAGGCCAATAATGACGCAAGGAGATGGACTATTGGTGCTCTCATTCATCAGGGTTTAGAAAATCATGACACTTTCTATGGGACTTCTGGTAGTTTATACTCCATCAGTCCAGTTTTTCATGTATTCACACCTTCAG GAAAGGAGAAAAACTTTGTTTACAGCCACTTGCATGGAACCGTTAAATATGAAGCTCATCCGAAGCCTGTCGGACTTGCTTTTGGAGGATCCTCTGGAAATGAAAGAATATTTGTGGATGAAGATTTTGCTAAAGTTATAGTTCGTCATCATGCTTGTGACAAAACTTACCATCATGGTCCTCTTTACCCTGACCAG GGGTTCTTACCGGTTGAAGCTCTGATTATGGACGTGGAGGTATTGGGATTGGGAGGAAAAAGGGCTAGAGATATTCAATCATCGTACAAAAAGAGGGAAGAACTCTTTACTGAGCAAAGACGAAAG GTTGACTTGAAAACATTTGGAAATTGGGAAGATTCCCCCGAGAAAATGATGATGGATATGGTTTCTGACCCTAACAGAGTTCGTAGAGAAGATCGATGA
- the LOC107017957 gene encoding uncharacterized protein LOC107017957, whose amino-acid sequence MLKFLSKVKIEFNALDPRIASCMEFLAQCNAPKAKESNPSCQIQVKRRTDDHPPQISVTFVNGVEQTYDATSTPAQNIRTMILEKGQYLETEQMFREAGEKWPVIIPDEELKQPFLGIKPKKAEEKKQ is encoded by the exons atgttgaaattcttGTCAAAAGTGAAAATCGAATTCAATGCTTTAGATCCACGAATAGCTTCATGTATGGAGTTTTTGGCTCAATGTAATGCTCCTAAAGCCAAAGAATCAAACCCAAGTTGCCAAATTCAGGTCAAGCGCCGCACTGATGACCATCCACCGCAAATCTCTGTCACTTTCGTCAATGGAGTCGAGCAGACCTATGATGCTACTTCTACACCCGCACAGAACATCCGTACTATGATTCTTGAAAAGGGTCAGTACCTTGAGACTGAACAGATGTTTCGTGAAGCTGGTGAGAAATGGCCTGTTATTATTCCTGATGAAGAGCTTAAACAACCATTTCTTGGAATAAAG CCAAAGAAAGCAGAAGAGAAGAAGCAATAG